Proteins encoded in a region of the Oceanidesulfovibrio indonesiensis genome:
- a CDS encoding DcrB family lipoprotein → MRNLVKYVGIGLLVVGLAACDNRDTKTPAQGASAESNATGQPVTLMDGKLTFSLPTDMTDQSGKLGTQANNMHVYSDATGQKAVIVIVGDDTSEDLAVLSKRLEDQQRGRDPQLQVVTNKSIELKGHTLQQLDSIISAKGQTAWSSVVLGKVDNKLLTLQITLPAEDQQKAQTAAENIINTIVIQ, encoded by the coding sequence CTGCTGGTTGTGGGTCTTGCAGCCTGTGATAACAGAGACACGAAAACGCCTGCTCAGGGCGCATCCGCAGAGAGCAACGCGACCGGTCAGCCGGTGACTCTGATGGATGGCAAACTCACTTTCTCTCTGCCAACCGATATGACTGACCAGAGCGGCAAGCTGGGCACCCAGGCGAACAACATGCACGTTTACTCCGACGCAACCGGGCAGAAAGCGGTCATTGTGATTGTGGGCGACGACACCAGCGAAGACCTGGCCGTGCTGTCCAAACGTCTGGAAGATCAGCAGCGCGGCCGCGACCCGCAGCTGCAGGTGGTGACCAATAAATCCATCGAGCTGAAAGGCCACACGCTGCAACAGCTGGACAGCATCATCTCCGCCAAAGGCCAGACCGCCTGGTCTTCTGTCGTGCTGGGCAAGGTCGATAACAAACTGCTGACCCTGCAGATCACCCTGCCAGCGGAAGATCAGCAGAAAGCGCAGACGGCGGCTGAAAACATCATTAACACCATCGTGATCCAGTAA